The following proteins are encoded in a genomic region of Carboxydothermus pertinax:
- a CDS encoding 4Fe-4S dicluster domain-containing protein, whose translation MPIHIDLDLCDQNEDCPAATYCLYGALYFDHAEHKLKYDREKCQNCGTCVNHCGPGALYYAKDDDELKMLVEELNKLKEI comes from the coding sequence ATGCCAATTCACATTGATTTAGACCTTTGCGACCAAAATGAAGATTGCCCCGCCGCTACTTACTGCTTGTACGGCGCCCTTTACTTTGACCACGCGGAGCACAAGCTAAAGTACGACCGGGAAAAGTGCCAAAACTGCGGCACTTGCGTAAATCACTGTGGACCCGGTGCGTTATACTATGCAAAAGATGATGATGAATTAAAAATGCTGGTTGAAGAGCTAAACAAACTAAAAGAAATTTAG